TGCACAAGATGCTGATTTTTTTACCCGGGAAATAGTCAAAATCATGTTAGCAGACGGAGCATTAACAGATAACAAAACCAACTAACCATGTTATTTAATTCACTAGGATTTATTTTATTCTTCGTTATCGTCCTGATTTTATATTATGGTCCTATACTTAACTGGATCAACAAAAAGAGGATGTTGCTGCTCACCAGCTATATTTTTTACGGATTGTGGAATCCGCCTTTAATTTTACTGCTTTGGATTTCAACTCTGGTAGATTGGATTGCAGGCAATAAACTGGCTATAGAAGAAAATCAATCCCGCAGGAAAATGTGGTTATGGCTAAGTATGCTTGTCAATTTGGGTTTTCTTGGTTTTTTTAAATACGGTAATTTTTTATTGGAGAATTTTACCATGCTTGTCAACGCTGTTGGGTGGGATTTTCAGGCCAGACCTATGGATATATTATTGCCGATGGGGATTTCCTTTTATACGTTTCAGACGATGTCTTATACCATAGATGTTTATTATAAAAAGAATCAGCCTGCCCGTACATTTTTGGATTTTGCTTTATATGTGACATTCTTTCCTCAATTGGTAGCGGGTCCTATTGTCCGGGCCAAAGATCTGATCTCGCAGTTTTATGAAGAGAAAAAAGCAACAGTCGATCATTTTATCTGGGGTTTATTTCTCTTGACATTGGGACTGTTTGAGAAGGTAGTCATGGCCGATAGTATGCTGGCTAATACTTCAGATACTGTTTTTGATGCAGGAAAAGTTCTTAACTTTTGGGATGCCTGGACCGGGACACTGGCATTTTCAGGACAGATATTTTTTGATTTCGCAGGATATTCAAGTTGTGCGATAGGAATTGCTTACATGTTGGGATTTATCCTTCCAGACAACTTTTTATACCCATATGGCTCCATCGGATTTTCAGAATTCTGGCGCAGGTGGCACATTACACTCTCATCCTGGTTGAAGGATTATTTATATATTCCATTGGGCGGAAACAAATTTGGTCTAACCAGAATGTATGTAGCACTGATGTTGACTATGCTTATCGGGGGCCTTTGGCACGGAGCTGCATGGACATTCGTATTCTGGGGCTTCCTTCACGGTACCTATCTGATCATTGAAAGAGTGCTTCGCAAAGTTGTAAAAGCAGAAATAAATGTCTGGCAGGGATTTTTATTAGCCATTTTAACCTATACATTAGTTAACTTTACATGGGTATTTTTCAGGGCTAAAGAATTCGTTACTGCAAAAAATATGATTTTATCCATGTTGTATCTGAATGACGAAGGAGAAAAAATACTTGGATATTTTGATATTATAAAAGTGATGGTCATATCAGGAATACTGTTTTTAACCCATTGGTATATGCGCAGAAATACCGTTAAATCAATTGCTGTAAAAATTAATCCGTGGGCTTTAGGTGTGTTGTGGGCGATGATGGTGTTTTTAATTTCTATCGCTCAGGGGAGTGGTGAGCAATTCATCTATTTTCAATTTTAAAGATTAAAAATCGCCGGGAAAAAAGAAGAAAAACAAAATCAACATTAAATGGAAACACAAAACACTACGCTGAGTCCAGTAGAAACCGGCGAACGGATTACAGCACTTGATGTTATGCGAGGCATTGTACTTTGCGGTATTTTGCTGATGAATATTAATGGATTTGGGCTGGCACATGCGTATCAGGACCCGACCATTGCAGGAGGTTATGAAGGATGGAATCTTTATACATGGATAGCCACTAATATGTTTTTTGAAGGCACGATGCGGGGACTCTTTTCACTCTTGTTTGGTGTAGGAATGTTTATATTACTGGATAGAATGGATAAAAGACATGCCGGGATCAAAGGGGCAGATATATATTTCAGACGATTGATCTGGTTGCTACTTTTTGGGGTGCTTCATGCATACTTACTGATCTGGGCAGGAGAGATATTATTTAATTATGCCTTGATGGGATTTCTGGTGTATTCATTCAGGAGACTGGCACCCAAAACGCTGGTTATCATAGCAGTGGTTTTGTTTTCTATAGGGTCATTCTGGAACTATATGGAATACAGAGGAAAAGTAGAAATGCTTGCACAAGTAGAACAAGCCAAAGTCTTGACAACAGAAGGAAAAGAACTGGCCAGAGACATGAAAGGTGCAACGGAGGAATGGGAAAAAATTCAGGAAGACCGTTCGCCGGAAAGTATCGAGTTTTTTAATGAAGGTATGAGAAAAGGATATTTTGGCGTCGTGGCCTTTAATGCACCGGAAGTTTTTAAATGGAAGACTTACGGCCCGTACAGATACGATGTCTGGGACATACTTAGTATGATGCTATTGGGGATTGCGTTATTTAAATGGAACATTCTTTCCGGAGATAAATCTGTTCGCTTTTACTTCACGATGGTTTTCCTTGGTTATGCGGTCGGTTTGACGGTTAATTATTTTGAAACAACACATATACTCAATAACAATTTTTCATACCTGTCTTTCTATGAGATCAATACCACTTATGATCTGGGGAGGGTAGCAGTTTCAATGGGCCATATTGGATTGATCATGCTTTTCAGCAAATTAAATATATTGAGTTGGTTGAAGTATGCCTTAGCTTGTGTGGGTAAAATGGCATTGACCAATTATCTGACGCACTCCGTCATTTGTATGATCATATTTACAGGAGTAGGTTTTGGGATGTTCGGTAGGTTACAACGCTTCGAATTGCTTTACGTGGTATTTGGCATCTGGATTTTCCAGTTGATTATCAGTCCGATTTGGCTAAGGTACTTTCATTATGGACCGGCTGAATGGCTATGGCGTAAGTTGAGTTATCTCAATGACCCACCTTTCAGAAAAGTATAATTTGTATTTAATTACAGTTTTTATTTTATTATAAATGATAAACTATTTCTTTATTGTAAAATTTTAAGTTTGTATTATTTTGTTTAAAACAAATATTTATATAGCTTAATTAATTTTTAGTATTATATTTGACTTAAAATTATAACAATAACAATATTAATTTCTTTAATAATTTGATTTTTTGACCAACTAAATATATTTATTATGAGATTTTCAATGATTTTTATTTTTGTAGGATTTTTGTTTTTATCTTCATGCAAGCAGGTCGAAGATACTTCTGCTTCATTAGCAGAACCATCTCAATCTGACATGACAAATGTCAAAGCCGAAATACAGGCACTAGAGACCGCTTGGGCCACAGCACAAAATGCAAAAGACATCAATGCACTTATGGCTATGTACGCGGATGATGCTATCAGCATGCCTGATGGGGCACCTATACTCAATGGCAAAACAGCCATTCAAGCTAAAATGGCTGAAGAATTTGCAAGTGTACCCGATGGGTTGACTAGTGTCTATACTGTTCAGGATGTTTATGGTGATGCAAATACCGTAACTGAGGTAGGAACAGGAGTTACAACAGATTCAACAGGTGCTGTAGTCAGAACAGGTAAATACGTTGCTATCTGGCAAAAAAGAGATGGCAAATATCTCTGCATCCGGGAGATTTACAATAATGATGCTCCAACAAAATAATCAGTTTGGATAAAATAAAAAGAAGCGCTGATATCAGGCTTCTTTTTATTTTTAAAATGATATATTATTGAAAATTTTGAAGTAATAATTTGATATTCATTATTTCATTTTAATACATTTTAGGTAGAAAAATAAACCAGACATGTTTAACCTTACTAGATACTGCTTTCAATCATCAATTTGTGTTTTGATAGTTATAATCTGCTTTCATAATACAGTTCATTCACAGGTCAAAGGCAAAATCACAGAGATATCCGGATCTCCACTTGGCTATGCAAATATTTTATTATTACAGGCTGGTGACTCAACATTTATTAAAGGTGAAATAGCAAGTGAAGACGGCACATTTCAATTCAGAGAAATTCCGGAAGGCGATTATCTTTGCGAATTCAGCATGGTAGGATATCCTAATAAATATTCTCAGGTTTTCACAATAACAGCGAATTCCGGTATTGTAGATTTGGGCACTGCCACGATGGATGAAAGTATCACAATTGAAGGCGTCGAAATTGTTGCCAAACGTGCTTTTCTGGAACAAAAGATAGACCGAATGGTAGTCAACGTTTCCAATAGTATCACCAATGCAGGAGGGAATGCCTTGGAAGTATTGCAGCGTTCTCCCGGCATACAGGTCAACCTTTTAAGCCGAACCATCTCATTGGTTGGAAAAGAAGGTGTTGTCATTATGATAAATGGACAGATATCACGTATTCCTGCAGATGCTGTGATCCAATTACTGGAAGGAATGAATGCTGATAATATAGATCGTATCGAATTAATACATACCCCTCCTGCAAATTTTGAAGCACAGGGAAATGCCGGTATTATCAACATTGTATTGAAATCCACAGGTGATGAAGGACTGAATGGAACCTATTCATTAAATGCCGGACGTGGCAGAGGGAACAAATATGGTGGCAGTATTAATTTAAATTACCGTAAAAAACAAATAAATATTTTTGGGGGATATGACCATAAATACAATCTGAACCCACAGGTTTTTACAAACTACAGAGGTATTCAGCAAGGGAGTGATTTTCTGGAGACTGACACCAGAAGTGATAGAAACCATACACCCACAACTGGTCAAAATGCCAGGCTGGGTGTAGATTTTCAATTGTCTAAAAATACAGTTCTTGGAGTTTTAACTACTATGTTGGACAGGAATTGGTATATGGAAGCAGTGAATACAGCAGAATATTTTACAAACGGGAAAGAAGACTTCAGAATAATCATGCCAAATGTGGAAACCAATCATGCAAGGTCGTACACAGGTAATATTAATTTAACTCATAAGTTTTCTGGAAATCAAAGTATAAATATTGATGCAGATCTGGTCAGTTATAATATCAATAACCCCAGCAATTATGATGTTAATACATTTAATACAACAGGTACCCTGACATCTCAATATTCACTTCGAATTGATAAAAAGACACCAATCAACATTGGTGTAGTTAAAATGGATTATACCTGGGATATAAATAAAGATTTTAAGATGGAAGCAGGAGCCAAGTATATTGAAACCGGCTTTGACAATGATATTATAGTAGATAGTACTGGGATAAGTAAGGTCTGGACTAATCTAAAAGATTATACATCCTACTCCACATTAAATGAGAATATAATTGCAGGATATGGAACATTTTCTGGAAAAATAAGTGACAAAACGGAGTTTAAAGGAGGGCTGAGGTATGAATATACCAATAGTAATTTAAGTGCCATCGGTCAGCCTAACATAGTAGACAGACATTATCCTTCTTGGTTTCCAAGCATTTTTTTAAATCATAAAATATCTGAGAAAAATAGTATTAATTTTTCATATAGCCGCCGGATTTCAAGGCCTGGATTAATGCAAATGGCTGCTTTTCTTGTTTTTTCGGACCCTACCACATTATTGGGTGGTAATCCCGCTATTCAACCTTCCTTTACCAATGCATTAAAATTGGATTTGACCCATAATTCCATTAGATTTGGATTGTCATATAGCATAGAAAATTCACCTATCGGTATAGTACCGACAGTAGATGCAATTACCAACAGACAAATAAACAGTTGGCAAAACCTGATAAACACAAAAGTGGCTAATGCCAATTTTTACTTTCCACTACATCCGACAGCATGGTATGACCTGACGAGTAATTTTTTTATTAATTCATCGGTAACGAATTTTGAATTGGAAGGAAAGCCATTTCAAATTCATAATGTCAACTATGGTTTTAATATCAATAACAGCATAAAATTACCAAAAGGTTTTGCTTTAGAAGTCACAGGAAACTTCAATTCACCGGGATATTGGGGAGTAGCCAAATCCAAAGCAAATGGTACATTCAATGTCGGCATTCAAAAAAGTCTGGGAAATAATTGGGGAAATTTAAGATTTAATGCCAATGATATATTTATGTCCTCCAATTGGTATCTTTTAACAGAGCAACCACAGGTTAATCTATTGGTTAATAGTTCATTCAGATTTGCCGAACGGGTATTTATGTTATCCTGGACCAATACCTTTGGAAATTCAAAACTTAAATCTTCCAGAAACAGACAAACAGGATCAGCAGAAGAAGTCCAACGAATTTAAAAAATATAGTAACCCATATTTAATATTTTAAATGACAAGGACAAACATTAATAAACTCAAGCAACCCCGTAACTCAACAACTCTTACAACTCAAACCGAAGCAAAACCAACAATTAAAAACAATGGAATCTGATCAACAAACAACAATTACTGAACCAGTGTCTGAAACTAGTCGCCTTAAAGTCATTGATGCTCTTCGGGGAGTAGCACTTTTAGGTATTTTACTCATGAACATCCCTGGTTTTTCAATGGCCAATTACTCATTTGAAGCATTTAAAAATGACCCTTCCAATGTAAATTTTTGGGTTTATGCTGTGATATCCATATTTTTTGAAGGTAAAATGCGTGCATTATTTGGGATGGTATTCGGTGCCGGAGTATTGCTTTTTATTGCCAATAAAGCTAAAACCGGAAAATCGGTACACGTTATATTTTATCGTCGTATGTTTTGGCTGGTTTTATTCGGACTGATTCATGCACATCTTATTCTTTGGATAGGAGATATTCTGTATCTGTATGGCGTATGCGGAATGATACTTTATCTATTCCGCAATGTAAAACCTAAATATCTTGTGATGGGCATACCTTTAGTGGCTATCATGGACTTTACAGGGAGCACTATTTTTTATAAAGACATTCGTGCAAAAAGGTTGGACTATGTGGATGCTGTAAAAGCTCAAACTGCCAGTCAGACATTGACAGATGCCCAAACCAAGGCACTCACCGAATGGCGGGAAGTCGAAAAAACCATGATTCCCAGCAGGGAGGACGCTAAGGAGAATACTGAAAAAATGAAATCAGATTATTCCACAGTGGCAAGTTATTTAAGACCAATGGCATTTGATGGCCAGACAAAATATCTTTTACTCTCTATTTGGGATTCGCTGGCATTGATGCTGCTGGGATTAGCTTTGTACAAATGGGGTTTTGTCACTGGAAGCTGGACTAATAAAGACTATTGGACGGTGGTGAAAATAGGATATGGTATAGGTATTCCTTTGGTACTTTATAGTTTTTACTACAATTTTACGCATTATTCCACTTTAGAGGCCAATCTCGCCCGTATGGAAGTAACGCCGATGGAGTGGACAGGACTGATTTATCCCTTTCAGCGAATTCTGATCGTGATGGGACATGCAGCTTCGATCATATTGTTGTATAAATCGGGTTTCATGCAAGGACTTTTCAGACGGCTGGAAGCGGTGGGTCAAATGGCCTTTACCAATTACATTTCCCATTCAATTATTTGTACGCTTTTCTTTTTTGGTTACGGACTCAATTTTTATGCAGAACTTGAGTATTATCAGATTTACTATGTAGCTTTTGCTATTTGGATATTGCAGCTGATCATCAGCCCAATCTGGTTGCGTCACTTCCGTTTTGGTCCGCTGGAATGGTTGTGGAGGAATTTGACGTATTGGAAAGTGCAGGCTTTCAGGAAATAAATATAATATTCAGCTGCAAACTTTTATTTTTACTTGACTTTTCAAAAGTCAAACGGCCTTTTGTTAATAATCAATTCTTATATCATGAAACGCCAACTTTATTTTTATTTTGTCATTCTATGTTTTACTTCATCTATTTTCAATACTGCCTGTAAGCAAATTTCAAAAAATGATAATTCATCTTACTTCACTAAAACTCAGGATGGCATCCAAACAGGTGGTGTAAAACTCATTCCGATCACCACGCCAAAAGGAAACTTTAATGTGTGGACAAAAACGATAGGGCATAACCCCACTACCAGACTCTTATTGCTCAATGGCGGTCCTGGCATGTCTCATGAATATTTTGAATGTTTTGAAAGCTTCCTCCCTGCGGAAGGTATCGAAATCATCTATTATGACCAGTTGGGATGTGGGTTTTCTGATAATCCAAAAGATACCTCTTTGTGGGATTTGGGAAGATATGTGGATGAAGTAGAACAGGTAAGAAAAGCCCTGAATCTGGGGAAGGACAATTTTTATCTTCTTGGACATTCATGGGGCGGCATCCTCTGTATGGAATATGCACTAAAATATCAGGAAAACCTTAAAGGACTCATTATTTCCAACATGATGTCAGATGCTCCGGAGTATGGAAAATATGCAGATGATGTACTGGCAAAACTAATGGACCCAAAGGTATTGGACACCATCAGAATGATTGAAAAAAGAGAAGACTATGAAAATCCAAAATATATGGAACTCCTAATGCCTAATTATTATGCCATACATATTCTCCGATTACCTACTGATTCCTGGCCCGAGCCGGTCAATCGTTCTTTTGGCAGACTGAACCCGTCACTGTATGTGACGATGCAGGGGCCCAGTGAGTTTGGTATCGCAGGGAAGCTTGAAAAATGGTCAGTAAAAAACAGGCTTAAAGAAATTACTGTCCCGACGCTGGTAATTGGTGCCCAACATGATACGATGGACCCTGAGCATATGAAATGGATGGCATCAGAAGTAATAAACGGAACGTATTTGTATTGTCAGGATGGAAGTCATATGTGTATGTATGATGATCAGGAAACTTATTTCAAAGGGTTGACTGACTTTTTGCTCAGGAAGATATAAATACTAAATTATAAAAACCTGTATTTCTTTTTAGCTAAGTGGTGCCCGATTCGTGACCTTGTCCCTCATAGATAAGGAAAATAATGTTTTTCGGACAACGACATCACAAGGTCAAAAAGGTTTTAATGAATACCGTTGGGATATGATCGTAAAAAAGGAAGAAAGCAATAAACCATATTTTGTGCATTATGATCAATATTTGGAAGAGAGTAATTATACGCTGGTTTTATCGGATGGGACAAGAGAATTAAAACAAATTTTTGTTGTGAAAGATGGAGTTTTCTCACTTAAATGATAAATTTTGACGCATTTATTTTTATTTACTATTAGAATCGTTTTAATGTTTAAACTGCATTTTCATAATTTTATAATCAAAAAAAATCAAATATTAAAATGAGAAACAAAATCTTACTTCTCTCTTTTTGTCTTTTGGCAACACTTACTTTTTCTCAGGGAAAAGTAGAAAATGGAAACATCGTCATCGGCAAAATAGACAGCGTCCAATCCAACATTTTGGGTGAAAACAGAAAAATCTGGGTTTATGTGCCTGATGGCGCTGTCAACAATACAGAGCGTTTTCCTGTGGTGTATGTATTGGATGGTAACGGACATTTCTCATCTGTCGTAGGTATGATTCAACAGTTGAGCACCATTAATGGCAATATGATGTGTCCTAAAATGATCGTAGTGGGCATTCCGAACACCGACAGAACAAGGGACTTAACGCCGACCAAGATAGATAGCGACCCTTTTATGCCGACGGACAGTGCTTTCTATAAAACATCGGGAGGTGGAGAAAAATTTATTTCATTCATTGAAAAAGAGCTGATGCCTCTTATTGAATCGAAATATCCAACAGCACCTTATAAAATGTTAATCGGGCATTCTTTCGGAGGTTTAGCGGTGATGCAAACTTTTGTTCATCACAACGATTTATTTAATTCCTATATTTGCATTGACCCGAGTATGTGGTGGGACAAAGAAAAGCTTTTGAATCAAACGCAAAAGGTTTTGGCAGAAAAGAAGTTTGAAGGGAAATCTCTGTATCTGGGCATCGCCAATACACTAGAGGATGGTATGGATATAAAAAAGGTGCAAAAAGATACCACAAAAGAAACGGAACATATTCGTTCCATTTTAAAATTGCAAGCTGCTTTAGAGAAAAACAAACAAAATGGCTTAAAATATAAGGGCAAGTATTACCCCGACGATACGCACGGCTCTGTGCCACTAATTACTGAATACGATGCATTGCGCTTTTTCTTCGATTTTTATCCTTTAAAGCTCGGTATGAAAGATTTTATGGATTCCACGGGTACCCTGGCAATTAAATATCGGAACCATTTTACATATTTGTCCGGAAAAATGGGTTATCAAATAAAGCCTGATGAAAGAGAAATCAATTATATGGGCTATGATTTTTTGAATAGAAAGATGTATAAAACAGCAGAAAGTCTTTTCAAACTCAATGTGGACAATTACCCTGAAAGTTTTAATGCATATGATTCATATGGCGATTATTTTGTGGCTGTAAAAGATACGACAAATGCGATTATTCAGTTTAAAAAAGCCTTATCTATTAAGGAAAATGAAGTGTCGAGAAAAAAATTGACAGAGCTTGAAGGTGCTGAAAAATAAGATTTTAATTCCTTAGTATTTTTTATATTTCAATCAAAAAGTTAATTTTAAAATGAAAAATCAGTTTTATTATTTTCTTATACTATTATCTTTTGCATTATCTCTATTTATGGTGCTGGGATGTCAGTCAAAGAAGGAAAACAACAATATTACGACTACACTGGATGAATACCTGTCAGGTCAGGCTACCCACTTTCGGTTTAATGGAAATGTATTGGTAGCTGATAAAGGTGAAATCATCTATCAAAAATCGTATGGTTTTGCTGACTTTGATACCAAATGGATGCTGAATGACACGTCGGTATTTGAACTGGCATCGGTCAGCAAACAATTTACGGCTACAGCTATTCTGTTATTAAAAGACAGAGGCAAATTACAACTTACGGATTCACTCAGACAGTATTTTCCCGAGCTGCCCTATAATGGTGTCACGATTTATCAAATGCTTACCCACACTTCAGGGCTACCAGACTATTACCTAACCATGAATGAAAAATGGGATCATAGCAAAATTGCATTCAATCAGGATATGATTGCTTTTCTTGCCAAAGAAAAACTACCTGTTTCCTTTGCTCCATCTTCAAAATGGGAGTACAGCAATACAGCTTATGCCATACTGGCTTCTATTGTAGAACAGGTTTCAGGTCAAACTTTCAGTGAATTTATGGCTCAGAATATCTTTCAGCCATTACAGATGAATCATACACGGATTTACAATACCCGTCGATCACTGAAAGATACCATTTCCAATTATGCTTATGGCTTTGTTTATAACGATAGTTTAAAGACCTATCAACTACCTGATAGTGTT
The genomic region above belongs to Saprospiraceae bacterium and contains:
- a CDS encoding DUF418 domain-containing protein, with protein sequence MESDQQTTITEPVSETSRLKVIDALRGVALLGILLMNIPGFSMANYSFEAFKNDPSNVNFWVYAVISIFFEGKMRALFGMVFGAGVLLFIANKAKTGKSVHVIFYRRMFWLVLFGLIHAHLILWIGDILYLYGVCGMILYLFRNVKPKYLVMGIPLVAIMDFTGSTIFYKDIRAKRLDYVDAVKAQTASQTLTDAQTKALTEWREVEKTMIPSREDAKENTEKMKSDYSTVASYLRPMAFDGQTKYLLLSIWDSLALMLLGLALYKWGFVTGSWTNKDYWTVVKIGYGIGIPLVLYSFYYNFTHYSTLEANLARMEVTPMEWTGLIYPFQRILIVMGHAASIILLYKSGFMQGLFRRLEAVGQMAFTNYISHSIICTLFFFGYGLNFYAELEYYQIYYVAFAIWILQLIISPIWLRHFRFGPLEWLWRNLTYWKVQAFRK
- a CDS encoding serine hydrolase; its protein translation is MKNQFYYFLILLSFALSLFMVLGCQSKKENNNITTTLDEYLSGQATHFRFNGNVLVADKGEIIYQKSYGFADFDTKWMLNDTSVFELASVSKQFTATAILLLKDRGKLQLTDSLRQYFPELPYNGVTIYQMLTHTSGLPDYYLTMNEKWDHSKIAFNQDMIAFLAKEKLPVSFAPSSKWEYSNTAYAILASIVEQVSGQTFSEFMAQNIFQPLQMNHTRIYNTRRSLKDTISNYAYGFVYNDSLKTYQLPDSVAELNFVYFMDGIQGDGIVNSTTIDLLKWDRAVKNHTLLNEETQKEMLKEHALADTLNKGYYGFGVGLGKSELGYIIAHSGGWPGYTTYLGRNVDKDQTYIVLSNNNANSPSIAEALQHILNGKPVVMPYPHKEIKIDSTSLQQFVGMYQEKSELTIERIGNKLFRTYPEGYKAELKPESATKFYYVDGYDRQIEFEFDTNKKVTKAWVINYGVKTAFNKQK
- a CDS encoding outer membrane beta-barrel protein; this translates as MIVIICFHNTVHSQVKGKITEISGSPLGYANILLLQAGDSTFIKGEIASEDGTFQFREIPEGDYLCEFSMVGYPNKYSQVFTITANSGIVDLGTATMDESITIEGVEIVAKRAFLEQKIDRMVVNVSNSITNAGGNALEVLQRSPGIQVNLLSRTISLVGKEGVVIMINGQISRIPADAVIQLLEGMNADNIDRIELIHTPPANFEAQGNAGIINIVLKSTGDEGLNGTYSLNAGRGRGNKYGGSINLNYRKKQINIFGGYDHKYNLNPQVFTNYRGIQQGSDFLETDTRSDRNHTPTTGQNARLGVDFQLSKNTVLGVLTTMLDRNWYMEAVNTAEYFTNGKEDFRIIMPNVETNHARSYTGNINLTHKFSGNQSINIDADLVSYNINNPSNYDVNTFNTTGTLTSQYSLRIDKKTPINIGVVKMDYTWDINKDFKMEAGAKYIETGFDNDIIVDSTGISKVWTNLKDYTSYSTLNENIIAGYGTFSGKISDKTEFKGGLRYEYTNSNLSAIGQPNIVDRHYPSWFPSIFLNHKISEKNSINFSYSRRISRPGLMQMAAFLVFSDPTTLLGGNPAIQPSFTNALKLDLTHNSIRFGLSYSIENSPIGIVPTVDAITNRQINSWQNLINTKVANANFYFPLHPTAWYDLTSNFFINSSVTNFELEGKPFQIHNVNYGFNINNSIKLPKGFALEVTGNFNSPGYWGVAKSKANGTFNVGIQKSLGNNWGNLRFNANDIFMSSNWYLLTEQPQVNLLVNSSFRFAERVFMLSWTNTFGNSKLKSSRNRQTGSAEEVQRI
- a CDS encoding proline iminopeptidase-family hydrolase; its protein translation is MKRQLYFYFVILCFTSSIFNTACKQISKNDNSSYFTKTQDGIQTGGVKLIPITTPKGNFNVWTKTIGHNPTTRLLLLNGGPGMSHEYFECFESFLPAEGIEIIYYDQLGCGFSDNPKDTSLWDLGRYVDEVEQVRKALNLGKDNFYLLGHSWGGILCMEYALKYQENLKGLIISNMMSDAPEYGKYADDVLAKLMDPKVLDTIRMIEKREDYENPKYMELLMPNYYAIHILRLPTDSWPEPVNRSFGRLNPSLYVTMQGPSEFGIAGKLEKWSVKNRLKEITVPTLVIGAQHDTMDPEHMKWMASEVINGTYLYCQDGSHMCMYDDQETYFKGLTDFLLRKI
- a CDS encoding DUF418 domain-containing protein, which codes for METQNTTLSPVETGERITALDVMRGIVLCGILLMNINGFGLAHAYQDPTIAGGYEGWNLYTWIATNMFFEGTMRGLFSLLFGVGMFILLDRMDKRHAGIKGADIYFRRLIWLLLFGVLHAYLLIWAGEILFNYALMGFLVYSFRRLAPKTLVIIAVVLFSIGSFWNYMEYRGKVEMLAQVEQAKVLTTEGKELARDMKGATEEWEKIQEDRSPESIEFFNEGMRKGYFGVVAFNAPEVFKWKTYGPYRYDVWDILSMMLLGIALFKWNILSGDKSVRFYFTMVFLGYAVGLTVNYFETTHILNNNFSYLSFYEINTTYDLGRVAVSMGHIGLIMLFSKLNILSWLKYALACVGKMALTNYLTHSVICMIIFTGVGFGMFGRLQRFELLYVVFGIWIFQLIISPIWLRYFHYGPAEWLWRKLSYLNDPPFRKV
- a CDS encoding nuclear transport factor 2 family protein, producing MRFSMIFIFVGFLFLSSCKQVEDTSASLAEPSQSDMTNVKAEIQALETAWATAQNAKDINALMAMYADDAISMPDGAPILNGKTAIQAKMAEEFASVPDGLTSVYTVQDVYGDANTVTEVGTGVTTDSTGAVVRTGKYVAIWQKRDGKYLCIREIYNNDAPTK
- a CDS encoding alpha/beta hydrolase, with translation MRNKILLLSFCLLATLTFSQGKVENGNIVIGKIDSVQSNILGENRKIWVYVPDGAVNNTERFPVVYVLDGNGHFSSVVGMIQQLSTINGNMMCPKMIVVGIPNTDRTRDLTPTKIDSDPFMPTDSAFYKTSGGGEKFISFIEKELMPLIESKYPTAPYKMLIGHSFGGLAVMQTFVHHNDLFNSYICIDPSMWWDKEKLLNQTQKVLAEKKFEGKSLYLGIANTLEDGMDIKKVQKDTTKETEHIRSILKLQAALEKNKQNGLKYKGKYYPDDTHGSVPLITEYDALRFFFDFYPLKLGMKDFMDSTGTLAIKYRNHFTYLSGKMGYQIKPDEREINYMGYDFLNRKMYKTAESLFKLNVDNYPESFNAYDSYGDYFVAVKDTTNAIIQFKKALSIKENEVSRKKLTELEGAEK
- a CDS encoding MBOAT family protein, whose translation is MLFNSLGFILFFVIVLILYYGPILNWINKKRMLLLTSYIFYGLWNPPLILLLWISTLVDWIAGNKLAIEENQSRRKMWLWLSMLVNLGFLGFFKYGNFLLENFTMLVNAVGWDFQARPMDILLPMGISFYTFQTMSYTIDVYYKKNQPARTFLDFALYVTFFPQLVAGPIVRAKDLISQFYEEKKATVDHFIWGLFLLTLGLFEKVVMADSMLANTSDTVFDAGKVLNFWDAWTGTLAFSGQIFFDFAGYSSCAIGIAYMLGFILPDNFLYPYGSIGFSEFWRRWHITLSSWLKDYLYIPLGGNKFGLTRMYVALMLTMLIGGLWHGAAWTFVFWGFLHGTYLIIERVLRKVVKAEINVWQGFLLAILTYTLVNFTWVFFRAKEFVTAKNMILSMLYLNDEGEKILGYFDIIKVMVISGILFLTHWYMRRNTVKSIAVKINPWALGVLWAMMVFLISIAQGSGEQFIYFQF